AATTTCTGCTTGACCTGAGCGCAGAGCCAGGCCACTTGCTCCGGGTCGCGGACGTCGGCCTGCCAGCCTTCGGCCGTGCCCCCGGCCTCGCGAATGGCTTCCACCAGCCGCTCCGTTTTCGCGGGGCTGGCGAAGTAGTTGACCCCGACCTGGGCGCCTCGTTCGGCGAGCTTCTTGGCGATCTCCGCCCCCAGGCCACGCGATGCGCCCGTCACGAGGGCGACTCTCCCCTGCAAACTGACCGTCATGTTGAATCCCTCGGAAGGCCGACTGGTACCGTGCCGATCGGCGCGGTCTTGATGAAAACCGATCGGCCTTCTACCCGCGCGAGGGACCGCACGCAAGGCGCCCCTTTCGGCGGCGCCTCGCGTGGACAGCGAATCAAAGCCGCCCCCTGGCGGCTCAGGCGACTAGTGCATCCGCTGATAGACGACTTTGCCCGCTTCTGGGAACAAGATCGCATCGCCGCCGTCTTGCAGGAATTTGGCCAGCGAATCGGCCGAGTCAGTCACCCAGACGCTCTTCAGGTTGGCGCCCTCGCGGACGGCCTTGCCCCGCAGTCTTCCGGCCTCGATCATCCGGCCCGTGGCCTCGAAGTCGCAGTACCAGGTGGTGAGTTGATCGCCGCTGACGCGGTATTTGACCAGCCAATAGCGCTGCGACTTGCCGTGCTCCGGATCGGCCGGCACGACCAGGCTGGCATACGATTGATTCCCGATGGTGGTACTGACGAATCGCATCGTCAGCGGGTCGCCGAGCTTGTTGTCGGGTTCGCGCGAAACCATCACGAATTTTGCTGTCCCGGGTTCGACCGCCTCGGCACCGGGGGTGATCGGCGCGTTGGGCTCAATTCCAATCATCAGCGTTTGCACGCTGCCGTTGGCTTGTTTGACCGTCCAATTGCCCGACAGCAGCGTGTCGAGCTGCGCCTGGGCCGGGTCGACCAACGGTTGTTCGAACTCGGAAACGCACGACGGCAGGACGGCAACCAGTGCGATCAATGCGAGCGGCCCAATGCGGCGTGACATCGTGAGGGCTCCTTTTCTGCGAACTCGCCAGGGTCGTGGTCGGGACAGGTTTGCCGGTCGGGCGAGCTGGCCGAGCAAACCGCCGGTGCACCTACGGCACCTCTACGTTCCAGGCTCGGTTCCTGTTTGAATTATCACGCGCCGGGCGCTGGAATGTCACCGCACAGTTGCCGCAGGGACAGTTCCTACCGCATTTGCAGCGCCCAGCCCCACGGGACGCTTGGGACGGCGCAAACGGGCCCGCTGTGAGTCAGGCCGAGCGCCCCGCTGCGACTGGCTGCCGCTGAAAGGCCTCTGCCTCGGTCGGGGGGGGTGTCGCAGAAGTTTCCGATCCCGCCGAGGTTGGCTCGTTCTCGCGCGTTGGTGCGGCGGCCTTGCGCCGTGGCAGGAATGGATCGACGATCTGGCCGAAATAGTCGGTCGGCAGGTCGTAGTCGATGCCGTAGTCGGCTGGGCGGCGATCTTGCGGCATGTAATACGAGCCGAACAGCAGGTCCCACAGGACCAGCGTATTGCCGAAGTTCTTGTCGTATGCGGCGCGGTCGCGCACGTGGTGCCAGTGGTGATACTCCGGCGTGACCCAGAGCCGATCGAGCCACTTCAGGCGCCAACTCACGTTGGCGTGAATGACAAATCCCCAGTACTCGATGAGCAGGATCGCGATGCCCATCTCGATGGCATCGAGTCCGAAGAGCGTGGCCAGCGTCGACGACACGGCGGTGGCGAAAGTGATGTCGATGGGGTGTCCACGGCGGCTGGCCAACCAGTCCAAATGGCGGCTCGAATGGTGTACCGCGTGGAATCGCCACAGCCAGGGAACCGTGTGGCTAATGCGGTGCGTCCAGTAGTCGCTCAGGTCGAGGCAGCAAAACGCCAGCGCGATCTGCACGAGCCCCGGCAGGCCGGCCACCCAGCTCGATACAAATTCGATGCGGTAGGGGGCCAACAGCCTGTTCAGCACGGTGATCACGGCCATCGCCAACAGCGGCGAGACCCACACGTGCATCATGTCGGTCACGATTCCCGGTCACAAGATCGGCGCCGCATGGCGCTGAAACACGCGTTCGGCAGGCAGCAGGATAAAGACGCCAAAGGCCAGGTAAATCGACTGGGTGCCGACAAAGTAGAACCCGGCAGCAATGGCCAGCAACGCGGCGGCAACCTGCAGGGGTCGCGGGTACCACGCGGACTCGACCCAGGGGCGCACCGGGCGAAGGCGGCCCGCCGCGGTCGAAGAGATGCCATTCCGAGCAAGCTCCAAAGTGCGCTCGGTGGCCTGATGATCAGCCGCCTGCCCCACCGCCGGCGCGGCCAACTGCGGACTGGAGGAAGACATGTCCTGACTATAGTTGTCTGCGAAGAACGCCGCAAACTAACCGTCGGCCCGCGCGATGGGCCGTCGTGCCGGGCGAAGTTTTTGCCCTGTGCCGTGGGCCCTCTTACAATCGCCACGACTTTGCGGGAGGAAACGGCCATGCCAACGGCGACGGTAGAATCACGACCGGGGCGAGTGCGGTGGATTGCCTGGGTGGTTGCGGTCACCTGGTGGATGCCGCTGGCCGAGGCCCAGGCAGAGGCTTTGCGCGTGGGGGCCGGCGTAGCCGAATTCGAGGCCGACGACTCGATGGTCATTGCCGGCGGTATTGGCCCCTGGAAGCCCATGGGCCAAGAGGGACTGCTCCGTGCAGTCGCGGTCGTGCTCGAGCGGCCCGGCGATGGTCGCTTTGCCATCGTGGCGTGCGACGTGCTGTTTGTTACCGGCGAGATGGTGACGAAGGCCAAGACGGCGATCGAGTCGCGGCTGGGCATTCCCGCGGCGCAGATCCTGATCAATGCCACGCACACGCATTCGGCTCCCAGTACGGTGCGAGTGCACGGCTATGGGCCGGAGCCGGTGTTTGTCGAGCGCGTCACCGCCGGCATTGTCGCGGCCGTCGAGGCGGGAGTGAACAATCTTCGCGACGATTGCCGGTTTGCGTTTGTCCAGGGTGAGGAAAAGTCGGTCGGACAGAACAGCCGGCTGCTGCTGAGCGATGGTTCGATTTTCTGGGTCGGCCCGCACGACGATGTGGTTCGGCCCACGGGACCCTTCGATCCCGAGTTGCCCGTGTGGCAATTCACGCGAGCCGATGGGCGGCCCCTGGCGTTGATCTACAATCACTCGACCCACACGATCGGCACGATCAAGGGTCTGGTGCGTTCGCCGTCGTTCTACGGTCTGGCCGCACAGCAGCTCGAAGAGGAGCTGCACTGTCCGGTCAGTTTTCTGGAGGGGGCATCCGGTTCGACGCACAACCTGGGCACCGTCACTACGGCCGAGGCCGTCGAGCGTATGAAGCAGGCCGTGCGGCAGACACTGGCCACCGCGCAGCCGGTCCAGGTCGATCACATCCGCGCCGCCATGCGGCCCTTCACTTTCAAGATTCGCACGGTCGACGAGGAAGTCGAAGATGCGAAGGTGGCCACCTACTGCCGCAAGCGCATTCCGGCAAATGCCGAGGAAGTGATCGAGGTCTTTCGTACGCAGCGCAAAGAGTTGAAACCGCTGATGGGCCAGGACCGTGCGACCTGGTTGCAGGTGATCTTGATCGGCGACGTGGCGCTGGTGGGTGTGCCGGCCGAATTCTTCACCGTGCTGGGTGTCGATATCAAGAATCGCTCGCCGTTTGAGCACACCTACGTCGCTGAGTTGGCCAACGACTGGATTGGCTACATTCCCGACCGCGAGGCCTACCAGCTGGGCGGGTATCAGACGTGGATGGGACACCACAGCTATGCCGAGCCGGGCACCGGCGAGCGAATGGTCGACGAAGTGGTGGCCATGCTTCAATCGCTGGCGGCGTCTCGATGAGTGGGGCCAAGCAAGGCGTTAGTTGGCTGCTGGGCTGCGCCGTAGCGTTGCTCTGCCCAGCGGTTTTGCCGGCGGGCCCGCTAACACCGGATGAAGAGCGGGCGACGTTCGAACTGGCCGACCCGACGCTGGCGATCGACCTGGTGGCCGCGGAGCCGGACGTCGACAGCCCTGTGGCCATCTGCTGGGACGCGCGGGGCCGAATGTTCGTGGCCGAAATGCGCGATTACCCGCTGGGGCCGGCGGCCGGTCGCATTCGCCGGCTCGCCGATCGCGATGGCGATGGTCGCTACGAAGACGCCGGCGTGTTCGCCGAGGGCCTCGCCTTTCCCAACGGCTTGCTGGCCGTGCAAGACGGTCTGCTCGTGACGGCGGCTCCCGATCTGCTCTGGTTCGCCGATCGCGACGACGACGGCGTCGCTGAAGAGCGCCGCGTCGTGTTCACCGGGTTCGCCGAGGGCAATCAACAGCTTCGCGCCAACGGGTTGACCTGGGGCCTGGATAACTGGATTTATGGTGCGAACGGCCGCAGCGACGGTGCCGTGCGCCGCCCCGATCAGCCGCCCGAGGCTGCGCAATCAATTCGCGGACAAGATTTCCGTTTCCGCATGGACGGCCGCTTCGAGCCGATCGCCGGCCAAAGCCAATTCGGGCAGACGCGCGACGATTGGGGCGAGCGGTTCCTCGCTTGGAATACCATCCCGATTCGTCATGCGCTGCTCACCACGGACGACGTTTCACGGAATCCGCGGTTGGCAGCGCGGGCCATCCGCAACCTGGCCGATCCGAACGACAATGGCCAGGTGTTTCCCCGTGCCCCGCGGCCGACGCAATTCAATCGCGAATCAGCGCTGTTTTACAACGCCTTGTGCGGGCTGTACGTCTACCGCGGCGATGCTTTGCCGTCCGGCTATCGCGGCAATGCGTTTGTCGGCGAATCGCTGAGCAGCCTGGTGCACCGGCGCGTGCTCGAGCCACAAGGGCCCAGCTTCGTGTCGCGGCGCAGTGAAGCGGGGCGCGAATTCCTGGCAGCGCGGGACGGCTGGTTCCACCCGGTCTTTTTTGCCACAGGGCCCGACGGCGCGTTGTACGTAGTGGACTTCTATCGGCGATTTGTCGAACACCCGCAGTTTGTGCCGGCCGATCAGCGCGACTCGGTCGAATGGCGCGAGGGCGCGCCGCACGGCCGCATTTGGCGAATTCGCCCGCGCCAGGACTGGCAGCCGCGCCCGCCTGAACGCCTCGACGAGCTATCGGAGGACGATCTGATCGCGCGGCTGGGGCACGCTAAC
The window above is part of the Pirellulales bacterium genome. Proteins encoded here:
- a CDS encoding sterol desaturase family protein, producing MMHVWVSPLLAMAVITVLNRLLAPYRIEFVSSWVAGLPGLVQIALAFCCLDLSDYWTHRISHTVPWLWRFHAVHHSSRHLDWLASRRGHPIDITFATAVSSTLATLFGLDAIEMGIAILLIEYWGFVIHANVSWRLKWLDRLWVTPEYHHWHHVRDRAAYDKNFGNTLVLWDLLFGSYYMPQDRRPADYGIDYDLPTDYFGQIVDPFLPRRKAAAPTRENEPTSAGSETSATPPPTEAEAFQRQPVAAGRSA